A segment of the Trifolium pratense cultivar HEN17-A07 linkage group LG7, ARS_RC_1.1, whole genome shotgun sequence genome:
TGAAACTCTTAGCTGTCACCTAATAGACAACAAACAAAGTAACAAACTATCTCAACAGCTGAAGTTGACCTGAAATAATCCCCAAGAAGAGAGTGCAGAGTGGAGTTTATCAAGCTCCTGTTGTGCTGTAGTTGGAGATGTGAGGTTGCCGATGTCAACGACTGGAATATCAATATCATCTGATTCGGAAGGAAGAAGAGCATCACGAAATCCAACACCACCTTCTTTGTGGATATAATTATTTGGAATATTTTCAGGATTCAACGCAAGGTCTTGCGCTGATTTATTACCGATAATCTCTACCTCCACCGATTCTGCCATCTTTCTGATATTCACGAACGATGAAGCAAAACTTTACATAAACCTTACCATATATTGATAGCAGTGGCGGTGGCTCAATTGTCAATATTGAGAtcgttattattatattaaacatCAACATGTTCGGTGGTTGTTTGTTTGGATTCAAAGGTGGAATCTGTTTTTTTGTGTGTGGATGAATGTTTAGAGATTGTTTTGTTTGCATTCAAACAAGAGATATCCTTGTGAATTTTTAGATGGTACGTGTATGTCGATCCATCTACAGCAAAAATATCTTgttagtaaatattttttttaagtctcacaataattaaaaagagaCAATTTAATTTCTGCAGTATAAAAAAACTCTAATAGTGTGTTTGGTTCTGTGTTTGTTCCTCTTAAAACTGCGCTGAAAACTACGACAAAGTGGAAGCTATCTTTTATATCTTGTGGAAATCATGGTGAAAATATTCCACTGAATTTTGTGGGTTCCATATATAAATTTAGTTGGACGCATGTAAATTTTGACAAAGGATAATGTGttaaaattgtgttttaagACTAAAGCAAGGTATTTCCCAAATCCTCTTTTTATAAGCTTCACTTGGTCATAATCCTAGTGTAGTATTTGGAATTCCTATCATCTAGTGAGAAACTGGGGTTGTGCTGATAAATTTACTGTGACAGTAAATTGGAACTGTATTTGGAAGATTAACGAGCCGCCAAAGACACGTCATTTGTTATGACGAATTTGTAGAGGATACTTACTGATGTGAACTCGCCTGCAGCACCGGCAAGTGCATTGCCCTTCAATCTATCCACTGTGCACTGAAGAGGAAGACGATTGGCATGTCTTATTCACGTGTGATACAAGCTGCAGTTGCTGGGAGCAGGCAGGTTTGACAAGCTTTCTGCAGCAGCGCAAGCAGCATTTCAGTTCTGTTATAGAGGTGATAATGGATATCTGTAGTGTGGAGGAGAAGAGTGTGGCTGGTCATGTAGCTATGGTAATGTGGGTGTTGTGGAATAATAGAAACAACAATTGGTTATGGAATGGATAAAAGAGGTCTGCCACTCAATTAGGTGAACAAGCAACAATTTTGTGGCAGGAATGGAATTATGTTCAGAAAAGAAGGCATAGCAGCAGCGATGCAACAAAAATGATTATAGCTAGATGAGAGAAGCTGAGACAAGATTGGTTGAAATGAATGTAGACGCCAGATTTCACGATGAAGGGAAAGTGGCGAGTGTGGTTTTTGTTTCCGTAACAGTAGCGGAACCTTCGTGACTGCAGCAACAAGTTGGAAAGCCAACAGAGTTTCAGTAATTGAAGGGGAGGCAGCAGCTCTCCCCGAAGCCATGCAGTTTGCGCGCACAAGTGGCCGACACAATGTTATTGATGCTATGTCTCTGAATTATGCAGGTGTATCAGAGTTTAGCATGTTGGTTTCTAGTATTAAGAATTTGTTAAATTTATGTCcaaactttgaggttaagtttgttaggcGACAAACGAATATGGTTACTCAAACCCTTGTAAAGGCGGCCATTTGTTACCCTAGTCACCATGTCTTTGAGTTTATTCCTCTTTGTATTGAATCTATGGTGAATAATGAAATGACTCAAGTTTGGTGAACAAGAGATGCTATAACATACTACCTACAAACCAGAGACAACATCGATTGTTTCTGTCCTCTTTGCAATGGATTGTGTGTCCTCCCAGCCTAACCCGGGATTTATACTTGGTGCTCTCTTATTCCTGTGTGTGTACTCTAAACAAAACTATTATCCTGTTCTATTCAGTGGATTTATGCCACCTCAATGAACTTTCCTTCCAATAGCATACAACTAAACTCCACATACTACTACAATTGTAAGTCACCTTTAAACTAGTATTATACAAATCAGCATTTATTTGATCTAAAGCAGCAGAGCCACTGCTCAGAATTTTCacaacaaattttatttcattttcattctcttTAGTTTCACAAAGTTCCAAGAAATTTCATACTTAACTAATAATCAATTTTGGAAGCTTCAATTGGCCTTCTTCCCTTCTGGTAATACTGGAAATAGATATCAACGAAGTTTTTCACCGGTCTGTATAATATTGGCCTTGACTCGTTCACTAGTTTGTCAACCGGTTTAATCTCTTTTTCTGAATCTGGGATGCAGAATGTTGCTACTGTGAGCCTCTCCTTTTCGGCATTTGTCACTACTCTGTGTACTGGACTCTGGAAAATTCCATTGCTCATTATCTGTGTAACACATTCAAGATCAACAGGCTGTGTCAATCCTATCAGCTATATATCATGGATAAGCTACGGTGTTGTAGTCATTGGTAAATCCAAAGACAAGTTTACTATCATTATGTGAACTAAAATACTCACATTTATTCTTCTACTTCTGCGGCGAAACCACTAAAAATTGCAAATAACTATCTCATAAaaacttaattatattttaatttactaGAATGAGTCTTGAAGTAAACAAAAGGCAGTTTGCTCCATATAGTTGGAGTTTGTTAAAGGTAATTTTAAGTTGGTTAGTATTAATTGAAAGTTAGTTAGGATTTGTTAGTTTAGTTATGATCACTATATAAAGTGTATCCTACACTCATTGAAATAAACTTTTCTCATTATACCAATTTCAAATAATCAACCTTttgcttaatttatttttgtcattgtTAGATTCTACTACTATCATGCTTCTTAACAAAGTAGCCtttaattaaccaaatttatTACCTACCTCTATTTGATCACCAACATTAATCACGAGAGCATCAGGGATGATTGGAACTTTAAACCACTGATTATCTTTGAGGACTTGGAGACCGTCTACCTCTTTATCTTGCAACAAAAAAGTTATAGAAGATCCATCAGCATGCGGCTTCACGCCCAGAACATGATCAGGCATAGGACATGGAGGGTAGTAATTGAATCTCATAAACATTGAATCTCCCTCTCCACATTCCTTTAGGAAGCAGTCATCTTCCAAGTTCAGTGACTTTGCTATAGCCCTCAAAACTACTTCATATAACTGCCTTAAACTTTCGTTATATTGTTCTATAGTATTCCTGCATTGAGAAATCCGCTGACATGAAATATACTATTCGTGTACAAATTAATAGAGTAAATAATTGTGTCACGGACTCATGGTTATGGTTTACAATCTTCTTTCAAATATCAATGATTTCAAACTCAGAATAAAAAAACAGTAAAGACCAAAGACAAAAAGTTGTATATTTGcgaagattaaaaataaaaatagtttttactGAGACtaaagtattaaaatatatgctTATGGTATATGCTTACGATATATGGATAGCCAAGATAGCAAAATCTTTTGGTGGAGATATTAAAGTATTAGTTACTTGATGTCGATGCCATGTAAAATAATATTCAGTTTTATTGAGAACTTAGTGACGATAAGAATTTATACCTGAAATCGTTGGGTTTTTGGGGCCAAAGTTTGAGATTCCTCTGATCTTCAGGATGCACTTTCAGATATACTCTGTCAGTCCAATCAAGCTTTTGATTTTCTGAAAATATTACATCATTTCCATATCCTTCAATACCGTTTGGTTCTCTTGCATATTTTAGCTTTTCTTCCTTTGGGAGATCAAAGAATTGCTTTGAAATTTCTCTCACTTTGTCAAGAAACAAGCTTGTCATACCATGGTTTGTTGCCTGAATCACACAAAATAATTAGGAACATCATTGGAACTCATCCACCAATATGTACCAGAAAAAATGATATGAGAATTGAGAATAGCATTATTAGGTTTGTGAAAATGCCTTGTTTAACATTTGCATTTCTACTTTGTAATTACATCATTACAGAACTACTTGAGTAACCAAATTAATAGAAAGAATAAAAACTACTTTAAATGCAGATGATCTAATTAAGATGGAACGAACCACTATAAATGCACCAACATGCAATCTAAACCCGTATTTGAGGAGATTTGAACTCAGTATCTTAAGCTCAAACTCTTACCGGTGAGTTGTCACCTAATAGACAACTAAAAACTATCTCAAAAGCTCAAGTGTTTGGTTAAGATACATGAAAGTTTAATCGACgtatctagactatattataaaccagatacattaattaattagctATGCAATGAAACTAAAAAATATTAGGAAATGGTGTTTAAATAGGTGAAGTTGAGTGACCTGAAACAATCCCCAAGAAGAGAGTGCAGAGTGGAGTTTATGAAGCTCCTGTTGTGATGCAAGGTTAGCTATGTCAACGACTGGAATATCAATATAATCTGATTCGGAAGGAAGAAGAGCATCACGAAATCCAACACCGCCTTCTTTGTGGATATAGTTATTTGGAACATTTTCAGGATTCAATGCAAGTTCTTGCGCTAATTTGCTCCCGATAATCTCTACCTCTGCCATGTTTCTGATACTCAAGAGAAGAGAGGTCAAACTTGGCTACCTTGccatatatttatttagaataatgctagcaacacactctttaacaaacacactccaacacactcttttttattggttgaaattcacatgtgtcctcatttatttatattcaacaTGTTCGTGCTTTTTTTATTCAAACTCAACTGTGGAATCTCCTTTTTGCGTAggagtgaatttttttttatgtttgtgaaTTTTTAAATGGTGTTTGTTGTTCCATCCGAAATTAAAATGGACAGTTTAATCTCTACAATATGACAAAAAATCCTTCTAATAATGTATTTGATTCTGCATTCGCATCCCTTAAATCTATTTAGGAGAAGCGCAATTTTCAGATATCTTTCAACACACTTTTTCATTCGTTGAAATTCAAATAGATTTCACTAAATTATGTGAGTTCCATATAAATTTAGTCGGACCAATGTAAATTTCGACCAATAAAGTatctttttgtcaaaaaaaatagtatctttTTAGCATTATTCACCATCTAAAATACGTAGTATATAGTAAcattgacccaaaaaaaataccTACAGCCTTTTGTGTAGTTACGTCGTAACGTAGAGAAAGAGAGGTGATGAAAGAATATCGACACTATAGCGCTTATTTACTTCATTTCAAAAATGTCACCACCAAAGCATTCAACAACTCTTCTTCTCGTAACATCCAATTTGAGTTTCTTTCCATGTTCtttgtcttttcttttttcaatttgttcTTTGAACCACTTCCGATGTAAGTAATCGACATCATTCACTGTTctaatttctttctttattttaacTCTCAGGATGTCGTTGAAAAAACTCACCTCTCTTCTCTGGTTATTCTCGGAATCAAATTATCATCAATTGCATTagtttgtgttgtgttgtttttttattaatcatattttagagGCCAAGGGACctagtatatttttatataaaagcAAGCTCATATAACAGTGTAGGACTACACGACTTTAAACTTGCTCAACTGCTTCAATGGTTTCATTGCTAACATTATTTTAGTACCTTGATATGAGTTTATATCATGATTTAATCAACATCATTTAGAGGTagtatttaaataaaatgttttagTCTAATCCAATGAAATCTATAGCTCATCTGGCTGAACCTAAATGGGTATGATCCTATTTTCCCAACTGTAAAGCAAAATATTTAAGCCGTTTTTAGATGTACGGGTTGCAAAACAGGTCAACCCCCTATACTTTGCCGCTAACAACCTGCTTAAGACGACGGGCCAGGATGGTACAAGTTGACATAAGTTGAAAGATTTAAAAAACTACTACCTGTGACATTATTTTAACTTCATCCCCGATCAAAAAATAACATGCCTTGTATCTAGAAGAAAAAATAGCTTGTTAAGGTAGCATAATGCATAACAATATCACGATTCTTGCATGCAGCAAAACTAAATCTTATTCATAGCACAAGCAAAATCATAATAACTGAATGGCCGATCTATTGGCATATGATCCTTATCGTGACCCTACCAAGTTTAGAGTTAATTCAAACACATACACTATCAGTATTCAACAATCAGTCCTCAAaagatataaatatataaaaacgaTATAACCATAATCGATAACTTGTCATCCATTAGTACCTCCTACTAGGGTATCGATCAACAATGCGACCTGAAGGACACTCATATGCCAAGTGACCACGGCCTCCACAATTGTGACAAATCATCAGGGGGCCCATGCAGTCCCGACTCATATGACCTAATTGCTGACAGTTCCTGCACACCACATCACGGTAACCGCCGCcgccaccaccagcaccacggAAGCTGCCTCTGCCACTATGGTCTCCAATAACATCGGATTTTGGACATTGTCTAGCCAAATGTCCAGAAACATTGCACACATTGCAAATTGGGTCATTTGGGCAATCACGTGCCAAGTGCCCTGTTTTCCTACAGTTATTGCAAGCCTTCTCATTCGTACATTCAGCAGCAATGTGACCCGGCTTATAACAGTTATGGCACAGCCTTAAGTCCCCTGGTGGCATTGATGGAGCTGAGCACTCCCTAGCACGGTGGCCAGTTTTACCACAGGTGTGGCAAATGCCCTCATTGGTACAACTGCTGGCC
Coding sequences within it:
- the LOC123898583 gene encoding codeine O-demethylase-like — translated: MAEVEIIGSKLAQELALNPENVPNNYIHKEGGVGFRDALLPSESDYIDIPVVDIANLASQQELHKLHSALSSWGLFQATNHGMTSLFLDKVREISKQFFDLPKEEKLKYAREPNGIEGYGNDVIFSENQKLDWTDRVYLKVHPEDQRNLKLWPQKPNDFRNTIEQYNESLRQLYEVVLRAIAKSLNLEDDCFLKECGEGDSMFMRFNYYPPCPMPDHVLGVKPHADGSSITFLLQDKEVDGLQVLKDNQWFKVPIIPDALVINVGDQIEIMSNGIFQSPVHRVVTNAEKERLTVATFCIPDSEKEIKPVDKLVNESRPILYRPVKNFVDIYFQYYQKGRRPIEASKIDY
- the LOC123898586 gene encoding zinc finger protein GIS2-like, which produces MSSDSRSRSRSRSRSPGNRKIRSDRFSYRDAPYRRDSSRGFSRDNLCKNCKRPGHYARECPNVAVCHNCGLPGHIASECSTKSVCWNCKEPGHMASSCTNEGICHTCGKTGHRARECSAPSMPPGDLRLCHNCYKPGHIAAECTNEKACNNCRKTGHLARDCPNDPICNVCNVSGHLARQCPKSDVIGDHSGRGSFRGAGGGGGGYRDVVCRNCQQLGHMSRDCMGPLMICHNCGGRGHLAYECPSGRIVDRYPSRRY